TGACATAAATCCTTCTGGGGAAGGCCCATCCGTTTCTCAATGTGAATGTCTTGGGGTCCTTTTTCAGAAGTATCTCTGTCGTCACTGAACCGACTTGGTTCTCTTGGGCGTTCAGCAGCTCAGTGTTGTAGTAGTCTATTCCCCAGAAGAGGGCAACTTCATCTGCATGCAAAACTTTCGTAGCTCAGAAATACATCACATCCAGAATGCAAATATCGCCCCAAGAGATGAATAAAACATCTTCAAGAACTTTGGCTTCATTGTGAAAACATGATCTAATGATTTCTGATAGAACCAGAAATTCAGCATATAGGCGATGAATAAAGATCTTTCTTGCATTCCCATCAAATTCTTTGAATTACAGAAAACTGTatgagaattaaagaaaaaggcaCAAGTTGATGTTGATCACCCATAATGTAATATTGCCTAGTACAATGGGACCATATATGGGACAGTAGGatggatgggatgggatgggattcATGGATATATTGCTAGAATGCAGGAGAGAGGCTCACACAAATGTTACTACCTAGTGTTAGTGTTTTAGAAGGCGAAGGGGCAAGGCGACGTGTTATAACTTTGTATTGAATGGACAAAGTTTATGGAGCGCACATGCGGGTGACTCGattgttatgaaaataaatatttcaaaagctttaatttataaactaataatatttatttttataacaattcattTTTTGACTACTTCAAGAGAGATTAATGTTGCACGGATAGACTTGGAATTGTCAAAACAAATTTGGTGGGCTTCAATTGAAAAAACGTAGATAAGAAGTAGCATGACTTATTTTTTAAGGGTcgccagataaatttaatagatACAATGGAAAAAACTTTTGTctgaaatacttttcatatctcactttttccgatctatattttggttaacaaacactacccaAGAGTATAAATTTTTGCTTAGTAATAGTAAATAAGAGTTTTCATTAAATTAAGTTCTACAATCAAAGTAATTCATGAAAAAGTTAATAATTTAATGATTAGTAACTGACAAcactaataaattatattagttaaataaaataagttaatcTATTTCAGTCTCTTAGATTTCTAAGTTGCTTAGTGGCTTTTTAATCATATGTTCTCTAATAAAGTCAAAATGTCTAACAACTATAACTAATGGTAATTCATTAAATTTTGGGTAGTTCATTGGGCGTACACCTCAGGCTCCTGGGGCGTAAAAGCTCACCTTAAGTGCCCAGTGCAACGCCTCACCCACTAAGGCCTTTTCCCAAGGAGAGTTGTGCTTTTCACAACTGCCTGAGCTCACCCCAACTTCGCTTTTAAGACTATGCACACTATGCATGATAATACATGTTCAATCTCCATTTATAAAAAGCTCTATCAGGTTTAATCGGTTCAAAATGGTGTTTCTTAACGTATGAAAAAGGCCAAATAACAAAGATTTGAAAGTGACCAGTGGTAAGAAATACCTGTGATCCCAACAGTGGGAAGCATTGTGCTGTTGAAGCTATAACTTCTTGAAGTCTGGCTAAAACCAGGGTGCTGAACTAATACATTCCAGTTTGAGTAGTTCCTTCTATAATTGTAGTTAGAGATAGTCAGCTTTAGCCGCCAATGATCCCTGTAGTTGTTCTTGAAGTGCCAGTGAACTTGAAGTGGGCACATATGATCTGTGCAGTGAACTATGTCTGCATCACTGACTGACTGTATAGAAGTCGAGTCTTCTCTGTTAAGTACACAAAAATTCCACATGAGTGCCAATTAAACCTACAAAAAGAAAGATTTTTGACAAACTGATATACCCGGAAGAGGGAGCATGTATTCAGCTTCATGTCTCAAATTTAAGCATGCCACTAACTATGGCTCACCTAATACATGATGTTGTGTTATTTCCTGCAGGTTTGCATCCACAGCTACAATGAGGGCATGATGTAATGGTTGGATTGTAAAACGTTGAGAGTGAAACACAACAAATTGGTATTCGGTTAGCCAAGTAAGTAGAATATGTGCACGTTGATTTCCATGTCCCTGGAAACCACAAGGTTATCATCAGAACATGGCTTCTATTAGAAGGCAATAATGATCCTCAAAATAACTAACTATTGCGTGTAGTTTTCTTCTAACTAATGACAGTCTGATAAAGAAAGAATCATCCAACTCAGCCAATTCCGTTCTGTAGAAAGTTCACTTTTTTGTGCTGTGCATGAAAACGATCCTCCCCAACCCTCACAAGGGAGGGTCGTGCAATGGGGACATCCTTTAACGCTAAGGCAATCCTAATGTATTCATCAAATTTATGGGATCCTCCAGAATCTTGAAGAGTCTTATACTTCATAATTTGCTAGACCAGTGAACTAGGTTTGTTTTATGCAGTGATTGACAGTGAAACACTTACTGAAAACCTGCTCTTCTCTTCTACCCCCAATAACTGATGAAACTGTAGGGTCAGTGTCCACCATTGGCCCACAAGTGTAACCAGGTCCAGGTGCCATGAGGGTAAGATTTAAAGGCTTGTATCCAGGAGTATTACTTTCCAAGTTTCCAACTGTAATCAGGAAAGATGAGAATGACGTGGAAGGGTTGATAGCCCAGGCAGCAAGGCGGCCACCATGACAGCAGCCTTCTGACCTATTAATGGGTGCAGTATCTGGCATGAGATCAACTATAATGGGGTCCTTCTTGCAGGAGTGTGGTACTTCGGATTTGAAGGATGAGCAATTCCCCTGTTGGGTTGCAAAAGCACCAAGCATTGACCAGATAACCTCATTTTTGGACCATGTCCACCCGAGTTGCCAACCAGATTGGTCAAAATGACGATACTGATAATAGTTCTGGATGGTTACCCTTACCTAAAAACAACACCTGCTTTAGAGaaggagaatttttttttactaataacTGCAAGTAATTCAAAAATGAAGGATGCAATGATCAAAACTGCATTGACTGCAGAAGTAATGGAATTAAAACAACATCCTACTAGCTCATTTCACTTGAGGCTTGTCTTTGTTTTATCTACTAACCAGAAAATCAGCAGTTCATTCAGTATTAACATATGATTTTTGACCTTTCTAtgtccttttctttttaagttCCATTTATTCACCCTATCCTAAATCTATAGACAAGTTTGTTTTGAAAAGCAAATGAtcttcaaaacacaaaactgccATTGGACATTGTATACCTTGTACTTTGTGAAGATAAGcttatttctaatttctccACTCCCAATTAGTCCAGAACCCCAAGGCTGCTTTGCTAACAATCAGAGTGGAGAAGCAAGATTTACATGGCCAGTTGAGCATGTGCAATGCATTGATCACAGTAGATCATATAGTGAGATTTAGACTGAAATCCCAACATATTTCTGACAGCCCAATCACCAGAGTTAATTGAATATAGTCAGAGATGATATACTCATCAAATGCAGTCCGTGCAGCATATTGGAATTAAGCGATTTTTGCAAAGATGCTCACCATTTATTGATGTGTATtgaaaaaatgcaacatattcGATCAAACAACTTGACTCTCTGCTTGAACCGTATGACAATTTAAAGCAGCCATAAGAAGATACCATTGATTTTTATACTAACCACATATCCATCAATTCTCCATTGAAGTATGTCAAAGGTAACTGTGATGTTACCATTAGGATCCAAGGGATCATAGCAGGCTGCAACAAAGAAAGCATCCAAGTTAGTAATGAACAATTCCTtgggagaaagaaaaatcaaataagaaacaaaaggaaagtACGATGCCTGAAAGTCTGCACATGGAAAGTAATAATATCAATGTCAGTGGAAAGGTAGTTAACGCCATCCTCCCTCTGGAGATTAGCAGGTTGAGATGGATTGAAGCTCCTATAGTTGAAGGAGACAAATTCATGGGGTCTTCCTGAAAAATTTACAATCAAGGAAGGATATGCCCTAAGCCTATGCAGAGCCACCTCAGCGCCATATCAACTGTCCTTGTTTGCAACAAAATACAATCATTGGAAACATCAACAATCTAGAACAGACAAATTCTGAAGATAAAGTCCCAGAGTGTTCCGAGTACTAAGGATGAATATTTACTAAACAACATCTAAGGATGAATATGTACTAAACAACAAAACACAAGCCTCTAGAAAGCCTGCTTTGTCTTCTCCACTATCTCCTCCCTTTTGGTCTGGGATATACAGGGGCAGCTCGTGCATAAAATTCCAAACAGAAGGCAAGATATTATACCTTGTTATATTACTTGCTTGACAAGGTTGTAACTGTTCCTGCTGATAAAAGTACGGTATACTGTACAAGTACATTCCTAGGATACTAACCCCCCATTTTTCACGATCCTCCCAGTTTAACAAGGGTTATATAGGATTATTTTTGTATGCAGTCTTAATTTTGCTTtgcaaagaaattattttgtaatttgagCATGTGACCCTCCAATTACAAAGAAACAATCTTATTGTTGCCTCTAAAACTCGCTCTCTATGACGTATTGATGCTAACCTTTTACGCCCCCCCAAAAAATCTAGATTTACCCTATATGTTCTGTAATATTCTCTCATATTTACCACACTAAGGAATGTGAAAAGATAAAGTGGAAGAAAATTCCCTACAAAATATTGctaaacaaattcaaatatttactAATCCGGTTCTTTGTAATATTCTTTTGATGGATGTATCTATGAAGCCCCAGAAATAATCCTTTTGTTACTCAGATAGGGGAATTCGTCGTGCTTGGGACTAGCATCCATGTAAATCCAAATATGCCTTTAAACCCACTAAAACAAGAAGCACCAGTCATGCGATGTACAGTTCTGTAAAAGGCTAAAAGCTCCTGTTCACCCTCACATCCAAACACCAAGCACCCTCGAAAAGTACCCAAAACAATCATAAGAGACATCGGTATATCAGTTCAATCCCGTCAAGTTTTGTTCATaattttctaagtttggaaCCAGATTGACCTGCAGCTGCAGGCATATATATAGACGCGCGTCCACTGTCACTGAAGCATTTCGGCGAGCATCTAGGATGCGCCGGCTGGCGGAGCTTTACAAGCACCATCCGGTGGTATATGACATGGGCCATATCTAGTTTTGCCACACTGCTATGCTACAATGGACTTAAGGCTGCAGGCATATAGACACGCGTCCACTGTCACTGAAGCATTTTGGCGAACATCTAGGATGCGCCGGCTGGCGGCGCTTTACAAGCAACATCCGGTGGTATACGACATGGGCCATATCTAGTTTTGCCACACTGCTATGCCACAATGGACTTAAAGCTGCAGCCATATAGACACCCGTCCGCTGTCACTGAAGCATTTTGGCGAACATCTAGGATGCGCCGGCTGGCGGAGCTTTACAAGCAACATCCGGTGGTGAATGACATGGGCCATATCTAGTTTTGCCACATTGCTATGTGTAACGTGAATTTATACGGGGTTATATGTCAaacttatttgtaaatataacatttttttattgtgtttcgtaatttttagaaaaaaaaaacatattatatCTACAAAATAGttgtgtgaaaatataaatatataatattaaaattaaaaaaataataaatttacaattaacagttaaagtaatatttgttaattaaaatataaataaaaaataatatataaaaaatattctagataagagtattttaaaaatattacgtTAACTATTTTATACCTTAATATAGAAAACATTCTAATCTTATTTTGGAATAACTGTTTTTATGCGACTCTTTATGCTTTCGATTACGTCAGGAATAGTAAACGCAAGTTGgacctttaatttttaaacaagaTGAGGATTGAACTTGCAATTTATCGGATTGACACCAACATATTGCTCATTCAATTACTCGACTTATATTGTGGAgcatattttaatcttatcttaCTACATACTTTATATCATTTTAAGCAAACGTTACCCAAATAACAATGAACGTACATTGTTCCTTTGTTGTTCAATAGAGATGGTTTGTGATATCAAGCAACGGCTCTCCACGCCTAAGCAAGCAACCCAAAGCCCTTACATCCGCTGTATGGACATTCATTCAATTCAACCCCCAGTTAGAAACGAGTTCGTTTTCATGGCCGCAACGGCAAAGGATCAATCCAAAGCGAGCAAGCGTACGTGCTCTTGCAGATTACATATATCTCAACCATTTCTCGTCTGCTTCTCTTCTTCTAGTTCTAGGGTTCCGATTGAGTAGTCCGCAAGAGGGACGAAGCAGATGGAAGGGGCTGGTGCACCACTGAATCCGTGGAAACCGATATCGGGTTGCCTTCCAACTGCAGCATGATGCTCCCCAGTATTTCCGTCAATATCTTCCCGAATTCCCCTTCTTTCACCGCCTTCCCGTCGTCGGCATCCAGCATCTTCAACGCCTCCGCCATAATCTTGTCCATCTGCCCGATTATTATAACTAAATCGATCAGAAAGCCAAAGCAATTTAATCATTGAATTGCGGTACCTGATCAACGGCGCCTAAGGGCGGTAAACCGGCCGCCGGCGCCACCGTATCGAGCGCCACCCGCAGATACTCCTTGGACATCTTCCGATGTCGATCTTTTGGCACGCTTTTCAGTGCTATTTGCAGTGTCTGAAGGAATTGCAGGACAGAAATGGCGAACCATGAGTAATCTGATAGACTATGATTAGAAAAGCTAAATAAGAAGGGGAAGATACCGACCTTGTCCAGTTCGATTTTGTTGGATAACAGTCTCTTGATGCCGTCTCCATTAAAGGTCTTCTCGCTGTGGGCAACCATCACAGGCCGCTCGTTGAGGCTCTGGACGGCCATCTCCGCCGCTTTCATGAACGCCGCCAGAAAGCTATCTTGAGAGATGTCTTGCCGATCATAATCGCCATCGCATGATCGCAGAGCAGCCTCTATAACGTTGCTCATAACCTGCTCGACGAAGAAATACCATCAAGGTCATAATAGAACTTTCAATCAATTTTTGGTCCCTGAAGAAGTTAATGCATAAATTACCCAAGAATCTGAAGCGGGAGGCATTATGTGATGGAGTGAAAGCTTCTGAAAAGCGCGAACAATGGTGTGTTTGAGGGTTCCCCCGGGCAGTGGCTCTATCTCGGAGAATATGGAAACCATCTCGGGTTCGAAAGCTGAGCTGTGAATGAAGTGGCAGAGGTCTTGGCCGTCGACGCGAAGAATGAGGACAGGGTCGCACTTTAAGCCGGCGGCCATGCCCAGAAGAATATCGGAGAGAACCTTTCTGAACTCAGCCTTACTCACCCTCTCCGCCGTGCCATGAGTGAATTCACTCAAAACCTGTaagtgcgtatatatatatatatatattaatatatatgtgtgtgtctcGATAAGACTAtgtttatgatattattttaacaatacattttggccatattttttttattatttaaaagacATTCTTtgaatcaattatattttaatttttttattattttaattatactttaaattatgtaattttaaactaattatatatctcgataaatttattgatataaataaatttaaaaatataattaaaataataaaaattttaaaaatacaaattaagtCGAATCAACAGCttaaatgaaagaaaactaATATCCTTATATTATAAGTAAAGACGTATATCCTTATAAGAAGTAGAAGATGCTAAAAAACTTGGTGACATGAGATGAGCATTGAATAtatgtttttaagaaaaaagaaaatacaagccTCAAGTATAAATTGAGCGGTCAGGTAAGTGATATGTTAATTTTGTATCGGTAGGTCGTGAGTTCAATTCTTATATTGTATAATGAGACAGAAACTTACACTTGTGatttattttctctgtcgaAATCAAAAACACAAGCGAAAAAACCCGTACAAAGATGATCAtgccaagaaaaagaaaagtacaAAGCATCTCTATCTCTATCCCTAGGGGTAGTGATGAATCATACAAATGCTATAGCCTATAGACATGAACCAATATAGCCCAACCATAAGTCCATTTAATCCAATGATTAATCTACTTTGTCCGAAAAATTTACCAACAGACTTATCGAATGGGGTCAAAAAGACCCAAATGCCCTCGCCCCCGCTGTtttctcctctttcttttctGTGGCCGCCTTTGCAATTGTCGCCATTGTCTCGCTGACCATCGCTGCATCCTCAAAGGATACAACAAAGAGGCGAGGTAAGACAAATTAAGGCAACGACAAGACGATAGTTGCAGAGACGGCCATAGAAGAGAGAGGGGAACGAGCAGCAGGGGCGAGagtatttgggtttttttgACCCTTTTCGGTCTCTCAAGCAATATGTAGAACGACTTTTAATCCAAACCTATCTACTCAATTAAAACTTACTCAATTAAAACTTGTGACCCTCTCTCAAATATTATGGGTGATGTAATGGAAGAtaataattaaactttaatttgagagaaattcaTCTAATCCATCTATTTAAGTTTTCGAATTATATTAAATAGTGTCACCAGATATAATCTAATTGACCCAATCAAATTAGAACTTGTTTGTGATCCACTATtcgcgagagggagagagagagagagagagacctgagAGTAGATATGGTCGGAATGAGCAGAAGAACCCTGAGGGGGGAGGCCAAGGGCGGCGCCGATATCAGCGACGGCTGGTTGCAGCTCTTTGACGGAGAGCTTGCCGTCGCCGTCTCCGTCGAGTTCGTGGAACTTGTGATCCACGAAGTTACTAAACACTTGCTCGTTCCGGACCAAAGCTATTATATCTGAACCGTCCATCAGCGCCGTCGTCTGAGCCCCACTTCGCCTCGTCGTCATCGCACTAGCACAATTCTGATCATCTGCCGCCATGCATCCACCacctgttgttgttgttatatatGAAACCTTGTGTACAAGCTGCAAAagctaaattatatatatagatatatatatatattcggttggGCTTGGAAAAGGACGACGACTGGGCCTATCTGGATAATTTATCCTGGCTTGGACACCAGGAACCATCACAAGCTGCCACCTGCACGATGCAGCGGGTTTTGCGACCGACAAAACTTCTTTCTgtattcttaattgatttttatcaacTTTTTAAATAGAGATCTAAAAAGTGTGGTAGTCTGAAAGAAgactgggctgggctgggctggaCCATAGCCAGGTTGGCTTTTGTGGGCTTTCATTGACCAAGCCCATAACCTATATTTGTAAGCTTTTATTTACtgtctaataaaaaaaataaaaaaggagcAAACAATATAATATTCGCTATAAAAAATTAGGCCAAGATGCAGTCAAATTGAGTTGAAGATAAGTTCACGAATAACAATAGAGTCAACaatatattatctttttttttatatttgaatataattaaatatttataatataacttCAAACTTTTCccttttgaaaattattattattattattatttactaacCTGCCTGCAAGCCTTGAATCACTAAATCTAGCTCCACCCTTTAGACTTTGTGCTTTCTTGAACTTCTACTACATCTATTACCCTCCATCCTTGAAGATTTCGAAATAGCTAATCTAGTTCAAATTGcaatagtatattaaattaaaatattattatatattataatattatcatgtattaaaatacaatataattaGGATTGTAAATGAGCTAGGGATTTAGTATTTGATTTGATAAGAGACTGATGTAGAGATGGAAGGTTTCTGTCTCTATGCTTGGATTGGATTTAATCTCAAATCTcctcatttatttttcatttgttgATTTATAAAGCATAATCTAACCCTAGGTCAAATCTCACTCGTCTCCACCATTTGTCCCCCTTACCATTGATGCATTTTTCTTGCCATCCTTCTTCGTCATTCTTGTTGTCTCCATATCTGTCTCTCTCGCTGTCAATGCTTTCTTTTcgttatttttgtcattgacaCCATTCTATATTGCCATTAATCTTGTCGCCTCTACCATGTATTTCTCTCATTGTCAACACTTCTTTCTCGCCATCTTCACCATCCATCTCGACCCTTCTCACTGCTTCCGTCATCCATTTCATTCACCATCAACGTCTCTTTCTCACCACTGCCATCACCTTTGCTACCTACATCATTCGTTTGTGTCGCTgctttatttttatcatattcatTGTTACTACAAGCAAGCTCATTTATTATGTTAAATGAGTTGTCGATGAGTTGATCTCGATCTCAGTAAATCCTTAATGAGCTCGAGCTCGAACCTGACTTTTTTTTGACGAGCCGAGCTTGAGCAAAGTAAAGTTTGGCTTAGCTCAGTTCAATTACAACCCTAAATACAATatagttatattttatgatattatgCTTTATTAGGTTATACAATGATGTTATTATGAAATAAGATAGATTGTTATAATATACATAGTACCATATAAAACTACAagtttatattattatactatatatatatatatataaataagatcATGTATATGGAATTGCAAATCCATGACCTTCCAACAAGAGAAATGGAGTCCCATCTCTCCACTCGTAACTTGGCCGTAAAAAGTCGGTGGCTGAACAGTACACTACACTtgctattattaattaattgccacTGCCCATTGCAGAATTGTGTTCTAAATttgttaaaacaatttttaatggatgatcttaattaattattacattAAGAGTGATGGTTAagttataataaatatgttttatttgtatttatttattgtatatcAGTAAAAGTTTCTCATTAGTTGATGAAATTAAACTGTACAATGCATTCATTTTCTTGCTTAGTCTCCAAGTAGATGAGTTAAtagaaattctatttttcaCCAAGAGAttggatatattttatttcttcatatttgGTAACTCCCAAGTCCTAATAAGCTACAGACAAGTACGTCGTGGTATTGCCACAAAAACCTCAATTAATTGGCCTGATGGAGAGATCCATGAAATGCGGGGATTGAAATTAACCTTTTTTGTATGTATTGCATTTGATGTAAATTAATAACCAAACTTAACTGTCTTAACGAGGcagggggagggaggggggccCCATCATATATTCCCTAAATCTTAggaaattatgtattttattttacttagaGTGGTAGTAGTGCATGCTGTGTTAAGATAGATAGATGGACAGGCAGGCAGGCGGGGAGACAGGAGATCATGGCCATGCAAGAAAAATTAGCACCAGGGCCTTGTCCTTTAATGCACAGTTAATCATGAATGAAGAAACATCTGTGTCTTAGTTTGAGATGTTAAGCAGCAGCAACATGATGATGATCAATTTTGTGGTGGGGGCTTTCTTTGCCTTTGATG
This window of the Diospyros lotus cultivar Yz01 chromosome 5, ASM1463336v1, whole genome shotgun sequence genome carries:
- the LOC127801192 gene encoding COBRA-like protein 1 — translated: MNLSPSTIGASIHLNLLISRGRMALTTFPLTLILLLSMCRLSACYDPLDPNGNITVTFDILQWRIDGYVVRVTIQNYYQYRHFDQSGWQLGWTWSKNEVIWSMLGAFATQQGNCSSFKSEVPHSCKKDPIIVDLMPDTAPINRSEGCCHGGRLAAWAINPSTSFSSFLITVGNLESNTPGYKPLNLTLMAPGPGYTCGPMVDTDPTVSSVIGGRREEQVFRTWKSTCTYSTYLANRIPICCVSLSTFYNPTITSCPHCSCGCKPAGNNTTSCIREDSTSIQSVSDADIVHCTDHMCPLQVHWHFKNNYRDHWRLKLTISNYNYRRNYSNWNVLVQHPGFSQTSRSYSFNSTMLPTVGITDEVALFWGIDYYNTELLNAQENQVGSVTTEILLKKDPKTFTLRNGWAFPRRIYVNGENCQMSLPDSFPMLPNGSSSHHKPTRPLLLLLPLLIYLTFKTFAVWL
- the LOC127802310 gene encoding uncharacterized protein LOC127802310: MAADDQNCASAMTTRRSGAQTTALMDGSDIIALVRNEQVFSNFVDHKFHELDGDGDGKLSVKELQPAVADIGAALGLPPQGSSAHSDHIYSQVLSEFTHGTAERVSKAEFRKVLSDILLGMAAGLKCDPVLILRVDGQDLCHFIHSSAFEPEMVSIFSEIEPLPGGTLKHTIVRAFQKLSLHHIMPPASDSWVMSNVIEAALRSCDGDYDRQDISQDSFLAAFMKAAEMAVQSLNERPVMVAHSEKTFNGDGIKRLLSNKIELDKTLQIALKSVPKDRHRKMSKEYLRVALDTVAPAAGLPPLGAVDQMDKIMAEALKMLDADDGKAVKEGEFGKILTEILGSIMLQLEGNPISVSTDSVVHQPLPSASSLLRTTQSEP